One part of the Leucobacter triazinivorans genome encodes these proteins:
- a CDS encoding response regulator transcription factor, whose protein sequence is MSARIGMVDDHPAVVFGTTAIINSHPGLRLVRSARTARDLVEAEVRFDLVLLDLQLADDSTPADNVKVLRRLGVPIIAYTGGDRPELVRAAARAGVSGMIRKSETPTVIVSTVLSVLQGKPIATPDWAAALNEDRDFVSAQLTDREAEVLGLYASGETADRVGSALHISRETVLDHIRRIRGKYASVDRPAPTKVDLFRRAVEDGLVEQHD, encoded by the coding sequence ATGAGCGCACGAATCGGTATGGTCGACGACCATCCTGCCGTGGTATTCGGCACGACCGCCATCATCAATTCGCACCCGGGACTCAGGCTCGTGAGATCGGCCCGGACAGCCCGAGACCTGGTCGAGGCCGAAGTCCGCTTCGATCTCGTACTGCTCGATCTGCAGCTCGCCGATGACTCGACGCCTGCGGACAATGTCAAAGTGCTGCGCAGACTCGGCGTGCCCATCATCGCGTACACAGGGGGCGACCGACCCGAACTGGTCCGTGCGGCAGCCCGGGCCGGGGTGTCCGGAATGATCAGAAAGTCGGAGACGCCCACGGTCATCGTGTCGACAGTGCTCTCGGTGCTGCAGGGCAAGCCCATTGCCACACCGGACTGGGCCGCCGCGCTCAACGAAGATCGGGATTTCGTGAGCGCACAGCTGACCGACCGGGAGGCAGAGGTGCTCGGCCTCTACGCATCCGGTGAGACCGCGGATCGCGTGGGCTCGGCCCTGCACATCTCGCGTGAGACCGTTCTCGATCACATCCGCCGCATCCGTGGAAAATATGCCTCGGTCGACCGTCCCGCCCCGACCAAGGTCGACCTGTTCCGCCGCGCCGTCGAAGACGGGCTCGTGGAGCAGCACGACTGA
- a CDS encoding sensor histidine kinase — translation MRPDRHATERADRQTGWLIALCALVFLSARAGLAVAQADDFAPWWTVAAGTAACAFIGLAVFGRRIPMRFLTFLWLAVPALVLTLQFLSYGAYRVPGGSALPWVWSLEAAAVSLLVLVLRTPFVFAITVLSGLSVALSAWVFTGSVPTAVAEATPPHVSNVAFVAIFLGIRGRLAALHESEARTREAAARSAQVDAENMRRTRLGRVVHDEVLSVLTAATMLRGSIPDVLRDEAKRALVVLDAARTEPEGGLLETEPALAQLQQHLARVAPEAAFAARGDGSPMPASVFVQVSSAIVEALRNAKHHSGAERIAIEVSISDGGIEAVVRDDGIGLSPAVIENAAVRGRMGVAHSIVGRMSEIGGRAEVQSSPGTGTEVQLTWRP, via the coding sequence ATGCGCCCGGACCGTCATGCTACCGAACGGGCAGATCGACAGACCGGCTGGCTGATCGCCCTGTGCGCACTCGTATTCCTCAGTGCGCGAGCCGGCCTGGCGGTCGCGCAGGCGGACGACTTCGCGCCGTGGTGGACGGTCGCGGCGGGCACGGCGGCGTGCGCCTTCATCGGACTGGCCGTATTCGGCCGTCGCATACCGATGCGATTCCTGACGTTTCTCTGGCTGGCGGTCCCCGCACTCGTGCTGACTCTGCAATTCCTCTCCTACGGCGCGTACCGAGTTCCGGGAGGATCCGCACTCCCCTGGGTCTGGTCTCTCGAAGCCGCAGCGGTGAGCCTCCTGGTACTCGTTCTCCGCACCCCCTTCGTCTTCGCCATCACCGTGCTCTCGGGTCTCAGCGTGGCCCTGTCCGCCTGGGTGTTCACAGGCTCCGTTCCGACGGCCGTCGCCGAAGCCACACCTCCTCACGTGAGCAATGTGGCCTTCGTGGCCATATTCCTCGGCATCCGAGGCCGACTCGCCGCCCTCCATGAGAGCGAGGCCCGGACTCGTGAGGCCGCGGCGAGAAGCGCTCAGGTCGATGCCGAGAACATGCGCCGCACGAGACTCGGACGGGTCGTCCACGACGAGGTGCTCTCCGTGCTCACCGCCGCGACGATGCTCCGCGGGTCCATCCCAGACGTGCTGCGCGACGAGGCGAAGCGCGCCCTGGTGGTCCTCGATGCAGCCCGAACCGAACCGGAAGGCGGTCTTCTCGAAACCGAGCCGGCGCTCGCGCAGCTGCAGCAGCACCTCGCCCGTGTGGCTCCGGAGGCCGCCTTCGCAGCTCGAGGAGATGGTTCCCCCATGCCGGCCTCGGTGTTCGTCCAGGTCTCCTCGGCCATCGTCGAAGCGCTCAGGAACGCGAAGCACCACTCGGGCGCCGAGCGCATCGCGATCGAAGTGAGCATCAGCGATGGCGGGATCGAAGCGGTCGTGCGGGACGATGGCATCGGGCTCAGCCCCGCTGTCATCGAAAACGCAGCTGTGCGCGGGCGCATGGGAGTCGCTCACAGCATCGTCGGGCGCATGAGCGAGATCGGGGGCCGAGCCGAGGTGCAGTCCAGTCCGGGAACCGGCACGGAGGTACAACTGACGTGGAGACCATGA
- a CDS encoding SpaA isopeptide-forming pilin-related protein, translating to MSAHRGRGSLWVKALQCTTPHDAEGSRRKHIRDWKVISTMTRAVHRLSHTGGYRHVSKNRIWVAIVAVVMLAIGLLSPAQAHADASSQPTLSIAALTPATQASGVAFNYSISYGCSNVNADPCATDPVITIPLGDAADLPIQVGANPMIVDWEVDSAGNLIIRLDDLVQGTSGVIGFTITPPNQTTPDGTSWTLAPTMTFSDDTPTVNAPGVTSTATAAASLDLTKTANVGYFHPGDVVVYSLAWDCPTAGWGYGAEDLTQLVLSDTLPAGLTYVSSSPSGAVVSGQTVTFTFSAAQLGDRCSKGSGTAAPVTISAQVDASIPDATVIENTATATGTSLSGATVTDSSSDDITVVDTIPGATTSKLGIGPLLNSVGDYQKDYNLNGYRSATYPGPWLGLGAAAQPSSSFHLTPLPNGTNDALMFRIEAMYQLDIQQGQPGVELTLTDPMPCTTNVSGAAYSSYPAGGALCTDPAFHPTLVTVRTPADVGRVGIPESLVVNARLTDGTVVALTLQASSGSAPNGATVRTYRVPDSVVGQVAEISIPRTAGMTNTRTQVLIGGYVDEDRNAGDLIRNQGTVESFVPEESSPYAASLTSIGTIYVKEGPQIGAKKAYSTTSKSFTLTSEVFLSGETTGDLTFTDTLPAGWAVDGPISVDVAQYTPLGYVNDIDTTTSVAADPSTGRTTLTVVVTAETINSLLDSGLGERFRFEVNVPSKAPSPGSYSNTVSVNLSDPGTQSMCLQGTAVSGLSGADFTCRATTSFVVNPDPTSEAVQVVKSVRGSNDTSFKTFPAIGYVEGTGGTATFRLDWTNKSIASMTDVVVYDLLPTPGDTGTIPTTVDQQRGSTFEPTLASIAPLPAGISAYYSVSDNPCRPEVLPNADNPGCVDDWTAMPASPSAALLQQITALKFVSSQTYAFNTGFRIEINMTTPSGITDSDIAWNTFAASQTNADSGQVLPAVEAARVGVAHKDYSHITIDKVVDQAQAHVGEELTYTVTAVNDGGRDLSNITLRDTLPDGVDFVGASDGGTHAAGVVTWQLAAMPLGQVFAFTVTVTIAEGNTVPEGEDGVVLVNRWGVDGPTPVTPLNPCPEPNDANESCATTEILGALQWSKVTTTGALLAGSEWTLQQIDGAGEPTGDLIAITDCEEATCAGPDQDPEPGTFLIVGLDPGTYQLIETRAPFGYVLDSSPHSVDVLSSTAITVMDGIVNEQQPGLNIPLTGGVGTVPIVLGGVVAGAVALLLVLVRRRRVAV from the coding sequence TTGTCGGCCCATCGGGGCCGCGGATCACTCTGGGTGAAGGCTTTGCAATGCACGACGCCGCATGACGCAGAGGGATCACGAAGAAAACACATTCGAGACTGGAAGGTCATTTCCACGATGACACGTGCGGTACATCGCCTATCCCATACCGGGGGCTATCGGCATGTCTCCAAGAATCGGATCTGGGTGGCGATTGTCGCCGTTGTGATGCTGGCGATCGGGCTCCTCTCTCCCGCGCAGGCGCATGCAGATGCGAGTTCGCAACCGACGCTGAGCATTGCCGCGCTCACGCCCGCCACGCAAGCCTCCGGTGTCGCGTTCAATTACAGCATCTCCTACGGCTGCAGCAATGTGAACGCCGATCCGTGCGCCACCGATCCAGTCATTACGATTCCGCTCGGCGATGCCGCCGATCTGCCGATCCAGGTCGGCGCGAACCCGATGATCGTGGACTGGGAAGTCGACAGCGCCGGAAATCTGATCATTCGACTCGATGACCTCGTGCAGGGCACGTCCGGCGTGATCGGGTTCACCATCACCCCGCCGAACCAGACCACGCCCGATGGTACGAGCTGGACGCTTGCGCCGACCATGACCTTCAGCGACGACACGCCGACGGTGAACGCACCGGGTGTGACCTCCACCGCCACCGCCGCCGCCTCGCTGGATCTGACGAAGACCGCGAACGTCGGGTACTTCCACCCCGGAGACGTGGTCGTCTACTCTCTCGCGTGGGACTGCCCGACTGCCGGTTGGGGGTACGGTGCTGAAGACCTCACGCAGTTGGTTCTCTCAGATACGCTTCCCGCCGGGCTCACCTACGTGTCGAGCTCGCCGAGCGGTGCGGTCGTATCCGGACAGACGGTGACCTTCACGTTCTCCGCGGCGCAACTCGGCGACCGTTGCTCGAAGGGATCCGGAACCGCTGCGCCGGTCACGATCAGCGCCCAAGTCGACGCGAGCATTCCCGACGCGACGGTGATCGAGAATACGGCGACGGCTACGGGGACGTCTCTGAGCGGTGCCACCGTCACCGATTCGAGCAGCGACGACATCACCGTGGTTGACACGATTCCTGGTGCGACGACATCGAAACTCGGCATCGGGCCCCTGCTGAACTCGGTGGGGGATTACCAGAAGGACTACAACCTGAACGGGTATCGATCCGCGACCTACCCCGGCCCGTGGCTCGGGCTCGGTGCGGCAGCTCAGCCGTCGAGCAGCTTCCATCTGACGCCACTTCCGAACGGAACCAATGATGCGCTCATGTTTCGAATCGAAGCGATGTATCAGCTCGATATCCAGCAGGGCCAGCCGGGCGTCGAGTTGACCCTGACCGACCCCATGCCCTGCACCACGAACGTGTCGGGTGCTGCGTATTCGAGCTACCCCGCCGGCGGAGCTCTCTGCACGGATCCCGCCTTCCACCCGACGCTCGTCACCGTGAGGACCCCGGCCGATGTCGGTCGAGTAGGCATTCCTGAGAGTCTCGTGGTCAATGCTCGCCTCACCGACGGCACGGTCGTCGCACTGACGCTGCAAGCCTCCTCGGGGTCGGCGCCGAACGGTGCAACTGTTCGCACCTATCGTGTGCCCGACAGCGTGGTGGGTCAGGTCGCGGAGATCTCCATCCCGCGTACCGCGGGGATGACCAACACCAGGACACAGGTCTTGATCGGCGGCTACGTCGACGAAGACCGGAATGCCGGTGATCTGATCCGCAATCAGGGAACGGTCGAGTCCTTCGTCCCGGAGGAGTCCTCGCCATACGCGGCATCACTGACCTCCATCGGCACCATCTACGTCAAGGAAGGCCCCCAGATCGGTGCCAAGAAGGCGTACTCGACGACGAGCAAATCGTTCACGCTCACCTCGGAGGTCTTCCTCTCCGGTGAGACGACCGGCGACTTGACGTTCACCGATACCCTCCCGGCGGGATGGGCCGTCGATGGGCCGATCAGCGTGGACGTGGCGCAGTACACTCCGCTCGGATACGTCAATGACATCGACACGACGACCTCGGTCGCCGCGGACCCCAGCACAGGGCGTACGACGCTGACCGTCGTCGTGACCGCGGAGACGATCAATTCGCTCTTGGATTCGGGTCTCGGCGAACGGTTCCGATTCGAGGTGAATGTGCCCTCGAAGGCCCCGTCGCCCGGAAGCTACAGCAACACGGTTTCGGTGAACCTGTCGGACCCCGGGACCCAGAGCATGTGTCTCCAGGGGACCGCAGTGTCCGGGCTGAGCGGTGCTGACTTCACCTGCCGTGCCACGACGTCGTTCGTCGTGAATCCAGACCCGACCTCGGAGGCCGTGCAGGTCGTCAAGTCTGTGCGGGGCAGCAATGACACCTCGTTCAAGACGTTCCCGGCGATCGGGTACGTCGAGGGCACCGGCGGTACCGCGACATTCCGTCTGGACTGGACGAACAAGAGCATCGCATCGATGACCGACGTGGTCGTCTACGACCTGCTGCCGACACCCGGAGACACGGGCACGATACCGACGACGGTCGACCAGCAGCGCGGCAGCACGTTCGAACCGACATTGGCGAGCATCGCTCCGCTCCCGGCAGGGATCTCCGCCTACTATTCCGTCTCGGACAATCCGTGTCGCCCGGAGGTGCTGCCCAATGCCGATAATCCTGGCTGCGTCGACGACTGGACAGCGATGCCGGCGAGCCCGTCTGCGGCGCTCTTGCAGCAGATCACGGCGCTGAAATTCGTTTCGAGTCAGACCTATGCGTTCAACACCGGGTTCCGCATCGAGATCAATATGACCACGCCCAGTGGCATCACCGATTCCGACATCGCCTGGAATACGTTCGCAGCATCGCAGACGAACGCGGACAGCGGTCAGGTACTCCCTGCGGTGGAGGCCGCTCGAGTGGGCGTGGCGCATAAGGACTACTCCCATATCACCATCGATAAGGTCGTCGACCAGGCGCAGGCGCACGTCGGCGAGGAGCTCACGTACACGGTGACCGCTGTCAACGATGGCGGTCGAGACCTCTCGAACATCACGCTCCGAGACACGCTGCCCGACGGAGTCGATTTCGTGGGTGCGAGCGATGGAGGCACGCATGCCGCCGGGGTCGTCACCTGGCAGCTCGCCGCGATGCCGCTCGGTCAGGTGTTCGCCTTCACCGTCACTGTCACGATCGCTGAAGGCAACACCGTGCCCGAAGGCGAAGACGGTGTGGTTCTCGTGAACCGCTGGGGTGTTGACGGCCCGACTCCGGTCACCCCGTTGAATCCATGCCCCGAGCCGAACGACGCGAACGAGTCGTGCGCGACAACGGAGATTCTCGGCGCTCTGCAATGGTCGAAGGTCACCACTACCGGTGCGCTCCTCGCCGGTTCCGAGTGGACCCTGCAGCAGATCGACGGCGCGGGAGAACCTACCGGAGACCTGATCGCAATCACCGACTGCGAAGAAGCCACCTGTGCAGGCCCCGACCAGGATCCCGAGCCCGGGACGTTCCTGATCGTCGGTCTCGACCCGGGCACGTACCAGCTGATCGAGACTCGTGCGCCCTTCGGCTATGTGCTCGATAGCTCCCCGCACTCCGTCGACGTGCTGTCCAGCACAGCAATCACCGTGATGGACGGAATCGTCAACGAGCAGCAGCCGGGGTTGAACATCCCGTTGACCGGCGGGGTCGGCACTGTCCCGATCGTGTTGGGTGGCGTGGTTGCTGGTGCTGTTGCGTTGCTGCTCGTGCTGGTTCGGCGGAGGAGGGTTGCGGTGTAG
- a CDS encoding DUF6328 family protein — MRADETGRASGEEEVDEPDGVDDGRRESPNERADRNWNEILQELRVAQTGAQILGAFLLAVAFQPRFTELDRYQLTLYLILVALAGVAAALGLAPVSLHRAHFGRRRKANVVRLGSRLLAADLVVLAMLAVGVTSLIFDFTVGRAAGFAALGGTAVVVVLLWAIVPRLGIRSGSG; from the coding sequence ATGCGGGCGGACGAGACGGGCCGCGCGAGCGGCGAAGAAGAGGTCGACGAGCCCGACGGGGTCGACGATGGGCGCCGGGAGAGTCCCAATGAGCGCGCCGATCGCAATTGGAACGAGATCCTGCAGGAACTGCGCGTCGCGCAGACGGGCGCGCAGATCCTCGGCGCGTTTCTCCTCGCGGTGGCCTTCCAGCCGCGCTTCACCGAGCTCGACCGGTATCAGCTGACGCTCTACCTGATCCTCGTGGCGCTCGCGGGTGTCGCCGCGGCACTCGGGCTCGCCCCCGTCAGCCTGCATCGCGCCCACTTCGGCAGGCGCCGCAAGGCGAACGTCGTGCGACTCGGCAGTCGCCTGCTCGCCGCCGATCTGGTGGTGCTGGCGATGCTCGCGGTGGGAGTGACGAGCCTCATCTTCGACTTCACGGTCGGACGAGCTGCGGGCTTTGCAGCGCTGGGGGGCACGGCCGTCGTGGTCGTGCTGCTCTGGGCGATCGTGCCGCGGCTCGGCATCAGGTCGGGATCGGGGTAG
- a CDS encoding Vms1/Ankzf1 family peptidyl-tRNA hydrolase, with translation MSGDRGLAELLAQPGPWTVAYVDGTGGEPQTVEEARQERAVRRLDDAGAPENDRRAVERALRDAAGVPSPSARYLLVRDGTVVIDEWIAAPRRGPEVFAHGSVPVISPLLRHRGRAPRFLVVETTRDGADLRLERAGRADAEQEESIAGSTDALPKVQAGGWSHARWQRHSEEVWKHNQSEIATAVDALVREHRPTFIAMAGDLRARQLLRERLAPESAGLLVEVEANTRADGADGAQLDRAIADALDALSRRQIEEALDQADAEGGARRAEGIAEVVDALQQARVETLLLDARWLDDDSAGASPAARGETLEVLGGEPWVARAGGAPGAAASLGRAPFVEALARAAVLTGAEVRIVEEPDPAPGVERPERDARAPIAVLRWADG, from the coding sequence ATGAGCGGCGACCGAGGACTCGCCGAGCTGCTCGCCCAGCCGGGCCCGTGGACCGTCGCCTATGTCGACGGAACGGGCGGAGAGCCCCAGACGGTGGAGGAGGCGAGGCAGGAGCGCGCCGTGCGGCGTCTCGACGACGCCGGCGCTCCCGAGAACGATCGTCGGGCCGTCGAGCGCGCGCTGCGCGACGCGGCCGGAGTGCCGAGCCCGTCGGCGCGCTACCTGCTGGTGCGCGACGGCACGGTGGTGATCGACGAGTGGATCGCGGCGCCGCGACGGGGGCCGGAGGTGTTCGCCCACGGCTCGGTGCCCGTGATCAGCCCCCTGCTGCGCCACCGGGGGCGGGCTCCTCGCTTTCTCGTGGTGGAGACCACGCGCGACGGAGCCGACCTTCGCCTCGAGCGAGCCGGGCGAGCGGACGCCGAGCAGGAGGAGAGCATCGCGGGGAGCACCGACGCCCTGCCCAAGGTGCAGGCCGGCGGGTGGTCGCACGCGAGGTGGCAGCGGCACTCCGAGGAGGTGTGGAAGCATAATCAGAGCGAGATCGCGACGGCGGTCGACGCGCTCGTGCGCGAGCATCGTCCCACCTTCATCGCGATGGCCGGAGACCTGCGCGCCCGCCAGCTGCTCCGCGAACGCCTGGCGCCCGAGAGCGCCGGTTTGCTCGTGGAGGTCGAGGCGAACACCCGCGCGGACGGCGCGGATGGCGCGCAGCTCGATCGCGCCATCGCCGACGCGCTCGACGCGCTGAGCAGGCGCCAGATCGAGGAAGCCCTCGACCAGGCCGACGCCGAGGGCGGTGCGCGCCGCGCCGAGGGGATCGCAGAGGTCGTCGATGCGCTGCAGCAGGCGCGCGTCGAGACCCTGCTACTCGACGCGCGCTGGCTCGACGACGATTCCGCGGGGGCGAGCCCGGCGGCCCGCGGCGAGACCCTCGAGGTGCTCGGCGGCGAGCCCTGGGTGGCCCGGGCCGGCGGCGCGCCGGGCGCGGCGGCGTCGCTCGGGCGCGCGCCGTTCGTCGAGGCGCTCGCCCGCGCCGCGGTGCTGACGGGCGCTGAGGTGCGCATCGTCGAGGAGCCGGATCCGGCACCCGGCGTGGAGCGCCCGGAACGGGACGCGCGGGCGCCGATCGCGGTGCTGCGGTGGGCTGACGGGTAG
- a CDS encoding M56 family metallopeptidase, whose amino-acid sequence MTAAFSTLLLSGVLLLAAFGGPWLLRHAAPALASAPRLAAAALSAAAMLWIAALLAIGPIVAWMSGGPAWLPASAAEVCARCLSAASPFGDSARSLGLPAILPLALPAVGAVAILVGLLQEFARVRRAQRGIGQSVRREGTPMTLLGHPVRVTRHADARAFSLPRRHGGIVLSRGAIAALSTPELAAVLEHERAHLAQRHHLGLALLNGATRYFRWVPLIRVMRSTVPQVLEIAADQSARQHTGTTALAGALLKLGAPATGAGTTAAIAHAALHAAPHAAGSERIRLLIGAPRPPASMALAAAAGAYAIMLAAAIAAVHWPYLNAVLSGC is encoded by the coding sequence ATGACCGCCGCGTTCTCGACCCTGCTGCTGAGCGGTGTGCTGCTGCTCGCCGCGTTCGGCGGGCCCTGGCTGCTGCGGCACGCGGCGCCCGCGCTCGCCTCCGCGCCTCGACTCGCGGCGGCCGCGCTCTCGGCGGCCGCGATGCTCTGGATCGCCGCGCTGCTCGCCATCGGGCCGATCGTCGCCTGGATGAGCGGCGGGCCGGCGTGGCTGCCCGCGAGCGCCGCCGAGGTCTGCGCGCGCTGCCTGAGCGCGGCGAGTCCGTTCGGGGACAGCGCCAGATCGCTCGGCCTCCCGGCGATCCTGCCGCTCGCGCTGCCCGCGGTCGGGGCCGTCGCGATCCTCGTCGGCCTGCTCCAGGAGTTCGCGCGAGTGCGGCGGGCGCAGCGCGGGATCGGCCAGAGCGTGCGGCGAGAGGGCACACCGATGACGCTGCTTGGGCACCCGGTACGGGTGACGCGGCACGCTGACGCGCGCGCCTTCAGCCTGCCCCGCCGCCACGGAGGGATCGTGCTGTCCAGGGGTGCGATCGCCGCGCTCTCGACCCCCGAACTCGCGGCCGTCCTCGAGCACGAACGCGCGCATCTGGCGCAGCGCCACCACCTCGGACTCGCGCTCCTGAACGGCGCGACCCGGTACTTCCGGTGGGTGCCGCTCATCCGCGTCATGCGCAGCACCGTGCCGCAGGTCCTGGAAATCGCCGCCGATCAGTCCGCGAGACAGCACACGGGAACCACCGCGCTGGCAGGAGCACTCCTCAAGCTCGGCGCGCCCGCGACCGGGGCCGGAACGACGGCCGCCATCGCCCACGCCGCGCTGCACGCCGCGCCGCACGCCGCGGGATCCGAGCGCATCCGACTCCTCATCGGCGCGCCGCGCCCTCCCGCGAGCATGGCGCTGGCCGCGGCTGCGGGCGCCTACGCGATCATGCTCGCCGCGGCGATCGCCGCCGTGCACTGGCCTTATCTGAACGCAGTGCTCTCCGGCTGCTGA
- a CDS encoding SpaH/EbpB family LPXTG-anchored major pilin: protein MQASTTRRRIATMVSAAALGLTVLVGSSAAAIAAPQDFGNIDPDRTGSVTVHKFLNQSGTASGDISEAPAAGDFADPVADVEFTVYPLLESGSPLDLTVPENWDGLDALVPGAGCTAPSGFTLGAPVEMPLTVADGSSTVALPVGLYQVCETAAPANIIERALPFILTIPMPHEGGWVYDAHAYPKNGAGSIDKTITPQEDFGLGSVVEFPVTVPVSRMAQEWIGFAIRDTLDDRLVPVAAGDIVVTADGAALDPAFYEIEIVGQQITMEFTAAGLAWLNEGPNAHVGTEIQVVFAGTVIEVGDGVIPNTAQFWPNNPGFDANTQPPLPSPEVRTNWGDLEIVKRAAGTTGAEGTLEGAVFEIYAAEDPYAADCSTAVATGDPVVVDGATSFTSDASGVISLSGLFVSDSVNPVIDNPQRCYVLKETAAPAGYVLPADVFTPVAVLIGDTVSDDVEIENTQQEVPELPLTGAAGQVLLIAGGAAALAVAAGLMLMRRRQAQTTR, encoded by the coding sequence ATGCAGGCAAGCACGACTAGGCGTCGTATCGCCACTATGGTGAGCGCGGCGGCGCTCGGCCTTACTGTACTCGTCGGTTCCTCGGCTGCTGCGATCGCGGCGCCGCAGGATTTCGGGAATATCGATCCGGACCGTACGGGGTCTGTGACGGTGCATAAGTTCCTCAATCAGTCGGGGACGGCGTCGGGGGACATCAGCGAGGCGCCTGCTGCGGGCGACTTCGCTGATCCGGTGGCGGACGTCGAGTTCACCGTCTATCCGCTGCTCGAGTCGGGTTCGCCGCTCGATCTGACTGTGCCGGAGAACTGGGACGGGCTCGATGCTCTGGTCCCGGGTGCCGGTTGCACCGCTCCGAGCGGGTTCACGTTGGGTGCGCCGGTCGAGATGCCGTTGACGGTTGCCGATGGTTCGTCGACTGTTGCTCTGCCGGTTGGTCTGTACCAGGTGTGTGAGACGGCGGCTCCGGCGAATATCATCGAGCGGGCGCTTCCGTTCATTCTGACGATCCCGATGCCGCATGAGGGCGGTTGGGTGTATGACGCCCACGCGTACCCGAAGAACGGTGCGGGTTCGATCGATAAGACCATCACTCCGCAGGAGGATTTCGGTCTTGGCTCGGTGGTTGAGTTTCCCGTGACGGTTCCGGTGTCGCGGATGGCGCAGGAGTGGATCGGGTTCGCGATCAGGGACACCCTGGATGATCGGCTTGTTCCGGTGGCGGCCGGTGACATCGTCGTGACTGCTGATGGTGCCGCGCTCGATCCGGCTTTCTACGAGATCGAGATCGTCGGTCAGCAGATCACGATGGAATTCACCGCGGCGGGTCTTGCCTGGCTCAACGAGGGTCCGAATGCGCATGTCGGCACGGAGATCCAGGTGGTCTTCGCCGGCACCGTGATCGAGGTCGGTGATGGGGTCATTCCGAACACCGCACAGTTCTGGCCGAACAATCCGGGGTTTGATGCGAACACGCAGCCGCCGCTGCCGTCGCCCGAGGTGCGCACCAACTGGGGTGATCTGGAGATCGTGAAGCGTGCAGCCGGGACCACTGGTGCTGAGGGCACGCTGGAGGGCGCTGTGTTCGAGATCTATGCGGCGGAGGATCCGTATGCTGCTGACTGCTCGACCGCGGTTGCGACGGGTGACCCGGTCGTGGTCGATGGCGCGACCAGCTTCACCTCGGATGCGTCCGGTGTGATCTCGCTTTCGGGGCTCTTCGTCAGCGACAGCGTCAACCCGGTGATCGACAATCCTCAGCGCTGCTACGTGCTGAAGGAGACCGCGGCCCCGGCCGGGTACGTGCTCCCTGCTGATGTGTTCACCCCGGTCGCCGTGCTGATCGGCGACACCGTCTCGGACGATGTCGAGATCGAGAACACCCAGCAGGAGGTGCCCGAGCTGCCGCTGACGGGTGCGGCCGGACAGGTGCTTCTCATCGCCGGTGGCGCTGCGGCCCTGGCCGTCGCGGCCGGGCTCATGCTGATGCGCCGGCGCCAGGCGCAGACGACTCGATAG
- a CDS encoding class C sortase, producing MRSVRETPVRRRWRPGVLTSAIAVLALAGLVAGLYPMTAAWISSYNQSRVIERSHGQLERLQPSATEQLDLAREYNSALTAGVELQAGANVPIGAGNVTDTELVYADMLRADGNGLMGRVKIPAIDVDLPIYHGTDEATLLRGAGHLEGSHLPVGGVGTRTVVTAHRGLANSTMFTHLDRVEPGDTFSIEVLGETLVYRVFDVQVIDPDDSGTLRAVPGADLATLITCTPLGINSHRIVVTGERVTPTPAAALEDAGKSPRVPGFPWWAVLGSGGVVLVGAYVARRGFLDVQTHRVPTPNE from the coding sequence ATGCGCAGTGTGCGTGAGACCCCGGTGAGGCGTCGCTGGCGTCCGGGCGTGCTGACCTCCGCGATTGCGGTCCTGGCGCTCGCGGGATTGGTCGCCGGCTTGTACCCGATGACGGCGGCGTGGATCTCGTCGTACAACCAGTCCCGTGTCATCGAGAGATCCCACGGGCAGCTCGAGCGCTTGCAGCCCAGCGCGACGGAACAACTCGATCTCGCCCGCGAGTACAACAGTGCGCTCACCGCGGGTGTGGAGCTGCAGGCTGGAGCGAATGTGCCGATCGGGGCTGGAAACGTGACCGACACCGAACTCGTCTACGCCGATATGCTCAGGGCCGATGGCAATGGTCTGATGGGGCGGGTGAAGATCCCGGCCATCGATGTGGATCTACCGATCTATCACGGCACCGACGAGGCGACGCTGCTGCGCGGCGCCGGTCATCTCGAAGGATCGCATCTGCCGGTCGGCGGGGTCGGCACAAGAACCGTGGTCACCGCCCATCGCGGGCTCGCGAACTCGACGATGTTCACGCACCTCGATCGGGTGGAGCCCGGAGACACGTTCTCGATCGAGGTGCTCGGCGAGACGCTGGTGTACCGCGTCTTCGACGTGCAGGTCATCGATCCCGACGACAGCGGCACCCTGCGTGCGGTCCCCGGAGCAGACCTCGCGACGCTGATCACCTGCACGCCGCTGGGAATCAACTCGCACCGCATCGTCGTAACGGGCGAGCGCGTCACACCCACTCCGGCGGCGGCCCTCGAAGACGCCGGTAAGTCCCCGAGAGTGCCGGGGTTTCCCTGGTGGGCGGTACTCGGGTCAGGTGGTGTCGTGCTCGTGGGCGCGTACGTCGCGCGGCGCGGGTTCCTCGACGTGCAGACCCATCGGGTGCCGACCCCGAACGAATAG